A window of Rhodococcus sp. SGAir0479 contains these coding sequences:
- a CDS encoding AAA family ATPase, whose product MDRALPTAPPLFASVDDVSERLAETGYLADKATATAVFLADRLGKPLLIEGPAGVGKTELSRAVAQTSGAELVRLQCYEGVDESRALYEWNHAKQILRIQTGASGATGDGHGGGHSWDATKQDVFSEEFLLSRPLLTAIRREDPTVLLVDEVDKADVEIEGLLLEVLSDFAVTIPELGTITATRKPFAVLTSNATRELSEALKRRCLFLHLDFPDADLERRILASRVPELPEAIAEQLVRTVNVLRGMQLKKVPSVSETIDWGRTLLALGLDTLDDDAVRATMGVVLKHRADQQRAAAELRLN is encoded by the coding sequence GTGGACCGCGCCCTGCCGACTGCACCGCCGTTGTTCGCGAGCGTCGACGACGTCAGCGAGCGTCTCGCCGAGACCGGTTACCTCGCCGACAAGGCGACCGCGACCGCGGTGTTCCTCGCCGACCGCCTGGGCAAGCCGCTGCTCATCGAGGGCCCGGCGGGTGTCGGCAAGACCGAGCTGTCGCGGGCCGTCGCGCAGACGTCGGGAGCAGAGCTGGTGCGGCTGCAGTGCTACGAGGGTGTCGACGAGTCGCGCGCGCTCTACGAGTGGAACCACGCCAAGCAGATTCTCCGCATCCAGACCGGGGCGAGCGGAGCGACGGGGGACGGGCACGGGGGCGGCCACAGCTGGGACGCGACCAAGCAGGACGTGTTCTCGGAGGAGTTCCTGCTGTCGCGGCCGCTGTTGACGGCCATCCGGCGGGAGGACCCGACAGTGCTGCTGGTGGACGAGGTCGACAAGGCCGACGTCGAGATCGAGGGCCTGCTGCTCGAGGTCCTCAGCGACTTCGCGGTGACCATCCCCGAGCTCGGCACGATCACCGCCACCCGCAAGCCGTTCGCGGTGCTCACCTCCAACGCGACCCGTGAGCTGTCGGAGGCCCTCAAACGCCGGTGCCTGTTCCTGCACCTCGACTTCCCGGACGCCGACCTCGAGCGCCGCATCCTCGCGAGCCGGGTGCCGGAGCTGCCCGAGGCGATCGCCGAACAGCTGGTCCGGACGGTGAACGTGCTGCGCGGCATGCAGCTCAAGAAGGTGCCGTCGGTGTCCGAGACCATCGACTGGGGCCGGACGCTGCTCGCGCTCGGGCTCGACACCCTCGACGACGACGCGGTGCGCGCGACGATGGGCGTCGTCCTCAAGCACCGCGCCGATCAGCAGCGCGCCGCCGCCGAGTTGCGCCTCAACTGA
- the nadD gene encoding nicotinate-nucleotide adenylyltransferase, giving the protein MHQQTAVTPRRRVGVMGGTFDPIHHGHLVAASEVADRFDLDEVVFVPTGQPWQKDDRQVSPAEDRYLMTVIATASNPRFSVSRADIDRHKVTYTVDTLRDLRAQHPNADLYFITGADALESILSWQDWEELFALAKFVGVSRPGYELHTEHLAGYLDQLPADAVTLIEIPALAISSTECRLRAAEHRPVWYLVPDGVVQYISKRNLYRPAGAERIDGAATMSEPVPARQVAAEAAQSSTSAEPGEH; this is encoded by the coding sequence GTGCACCAGCAGACAGCCGTCACCCCCCGTCGCCGTGTGGGCGTGATGGGCGGCACCTTCGATCCGATCCACCACGGGCACCTCGTGGCCGCGAGTGAGGTCGCGGATCGCTTCGACCTCGACGAAGTCGTCTTCGTGCCCACCGGGCAACCGTGGCAGAAGGACGACCGGCAGGTCAGTCCCGCCGAGGACCGCTACCTGATGACGGTGATCGCCACCGCGTCCAACCCGCGCTTCTCGGTCAGCCGCGCCGACATCGACCGTCACAAGGTCACCTACACCGTCGACACGCTGCGGGACCTGCGCGCCCAGCACCCCAACGCCGACCTGTACTTCATCACCGGCGCCGACGCCCTCGAGAGCATCCTGTCGTGGCAGGACTGGGAGGAGCTGTTCGCGCTCGCGAAGTTCGTCGGCGTCTCCCGTCCGGGCTACGAGTTGCACACCGAGCACCTCGCCGGCTACCTCGACCAGCTGCCGGCCGACGCCGTCACGCTCATCGAGATCCCCGCCCTGGCCATCTCGTCCACCGAATGCCGGTTACGTGCGGCCGAGCACCGCCCGGTCTGGTACCTCGTTCCGGACGGTGTGGTCCAGTACATCAGCAAACGAAATCTGTACCGCCCCGCCGGTGCCGAGCGCATCGACGGCGCGGCGACCATGTCGGAGCCGGTCCCGGCGCGACAGGTCGCCGCCGAAGCAGCACAATCGTCAACATCAGCAGAACCGGGAGAACACTGA
- a CDS encoding glutamate-5-semialdehyde dehydrogenase, translating into MTAATHTSPVASESGDTRQEVHDAARRARVASRVLALLTTAQKDAALHAAADAVLAATDAVLAANAEDIEAARATGTEESLLDRLRLTAARVEGIASGLRQVAGLADPVGEIIRGSTLPNGLEIRQVRVPLGVVGMVYEARPNVTVDAFGLALKSGNAALLRGSSSAAKSNAALVKVLRAALVDRGLPADAVQLLPSADRSSVTHLIQARGLVDVVIPRGGAGLINAVVRDATVPTIETGVGNCHVYVHAAADLEMAEKIVINAKTRRPSVCNTVETLLVDAAIADTAVPQLLQALQMHSVTVHGDLPGLVPATEDDWSEEYLTLDIALKVVDGIDAAVDHIDRYGTGHTEAIVTSDLSAAREFTARVDAAAVMVNASTAFTDGEQFGFGAEIGISTQKLHARGPMGLGELTSTKWTVWGDGHTRPA; encoded by the coding sequence ATGACTGCCGCCACGCACACTTCACCGGTCGCCAGCGAATCCGGGGACACCCGGCAGGAGGTCCACGACGCCGCTCGCCGCGCGCGCGTGGCGTCCCGTGTGCTCGCGCTGTTGACCACCGCGCAGAAGGACGCCGCACTCCACGCGGCCGCCGACGCCGTGCTGGCCGCGACCGACGCGGTCCTGGCCGCGAACGCCGAGGACATCGAGGCGGCCCGGGCCACCGGCACCGAGGAGTCGCTGCTGGACCGGCTGCGGTTGACCGCCGCGCGTGTCGAGGGCATCGCGTCGGGGCTGCGGCAGGTCGCCGGGCTGGCCGACCCCGTGGGCGAGATCATTCGCGGCTCGACGCTCCCGAACGGTCTCGAGATTCGTCAGGTCCGGGTGCCGCTCGGCGTCGTCGGCATGGTCTACGAGGCGCGCCCGAACGTCACGGTCGATGCGTTCGGTCTGGCCCTCAAGTCGGGCAACGCGGCGCTGCTGCGCGGGTCGTCGTCGGCGGCCAAATCGAATGCCGCGCTGGTGAAGGTGCTGCGCGCCGCGCTCGTCGACCGAGGACTGCCGGCCGACGCGGTGCAGCTGCTGCCCAGTGCCGACCGCTCGAGCGTGACTCACCTGATCCAGGCCCGCGGGCTCGTCGACGTCGTCATTCCGCGCGGCGGAGCCGGGTTGATCAATGCGGTCGTCCGTGACGCGACGGTGCCGACGATCGAGACCGGTGTCGGCAACTGCCACGTCTACGTGCACGCCGCGGCCGACCTGGAGATGGCCGAGAAGATCGTGATCAACGCCAAGACCCGCCGCCCCAGCGTGTGCAACACCGTGGAGACGCTGCTGGTCGACGCCGCGATCGCCGACACCGCCGTCCCGCAGCTGTTGCAGGCGCTGCAGATGCACAGCGTCACCGTGCACGGGGACCTGCCCGGGCTCGTGCCGGCCACCGAGGACGACTGGTCCGAGGAGTACCTGACCCTCGACATCGCGCTCAAGGTCGTCGACGGCATCGACGCGGCCGTCGATCACATCGACCGCTACGGCACCGGCCACACCGAGGCCATCGTCACGTCCGATCTGTCCGCGGCGCGCGAGTTCACCGCGCGGGTGGATGCCGCCGCGGTTATGGTCAACGCCTCGACTGCCTTCACGGACGGTGAACAGTTCGGGTTCGGTGCGGAGATCGGGATCTCCACGCAGAAGCTGCACGCTCGCGGCCCGATGGGGCTGGGGGAACTCACCTCGACCAAGTGGACTGTCTGGGGAGACGGTCATACCCGACCGGCCTGA
- a CDS encoding amino acid permease, giving the protein MSVAQHETLHDASSEGYRRGLNARTVQMIALGGAIGTGLFYGAGGAIEEAGPSLILAYLAAGLAIFVIMRALGELLTYRPVSGSFAEYAEEFLGRFFGFATGWAYWAVWAATCMAEITVAGKYVEYWWPSVPTWLTALVVLLVLFGANLISVKLFGEAEFWFSTVKITAILGMILIGIGVLTLGFGHAADPTVTNLWADGGVFPNGFGSALMSLQVVMFAYVGVELVGVTAGEAENPKQTLRKAINTLPFRIGLFYVGSLVVILSVASWQDFHAGKSPFVEVLEQIGIPAAAGIMNFVLLTAALSSCNSGIYSTGRMLRSLSLRREAPAVLSKLSSRHVPYAGITMSAAAMIIGVVVNVLSPDRAFVYITSVSTIGIIFVWGVILACHLRYRRFVNRGVLPASDYRLPGAPYTNWIALCFLAFVVVLLFFTEAGRIALAVGVVFGIMVGFGYYALLGRRSSRY; this is encoded by the coding sequence TTGTCAGTGGCACAACACGAGACGCTCCACGACGCCTCCTCCGAGGGGTACCGTCGCGGACTCAACGCCCGCACCGTCCAGATGATCGCGCTCGGTGGCGCCATCGGAACGGGCCTGTTCTACGGCGCGGGTGGAGCCATCGAGGAAGCGGGACCCTCGCTCATCCTCGCCTACCTCGCGGCCGGCCTCGCGATCTTCGTCATCATGCGCGCGCTCGGCGAGCTGCTGACGTACCGTCCGGTCTCCGGCAGCTTCGCCGAGTACGCCGAGGAGTTCCTGGGCCGGTTCTTCGGCTTCGCGACCGGCTGGGCCTACTGGGCCGTGTGGGCCGCCACCTGCATGGCCGAGATCACGGTGGCCGGCAAGTACGTCGAATACTGGTGGCCCAGCGTCCCGACCTGGCTGACCGCGCTCGTGGTGCTGCTCGTCCTGTTCGGCGCCAACCTGATCTCGGTGAAGCTCTTCGGCGAGGCGGAGTTCTGGTTCTCCACCGTCAAGATCACCGCGATTCTCGGGATGATCCTCATCGGCATCGGCGTGCTCACCCTCGGTTTCGGGCACGCGGCCGACCCCACCGTGACGAATCTGTGGGCCGACGGCGGTGTCTTCCCGAACGGCTTCGGCAGTGCGCTGATGAGTCTGCAGGTGGTGATGTTCGCCTACGTCGGCGTCGAACTCGTCGGTGTCACGGCCGGCGAGGCCGAGAACCCCAAGCAGACGCTGCGGAAGGCGATCAACACGCTGCCGTTCCGGATCGGGTTGTTCTACGTCGGTTCGCTGGTGGTGATCCTGTCGGTCGCGAGCTGGCAGGACTTCCACGCCGGCAAGAGCCCGTTCGTCGAGGTGCTCGAGCAGATCGGCATCCCGGCCGCGGCGGGAATCATGAACTTCGTGCTGCTCACCGCGGCGCTGTCGTCGTGCAACTCCGGCATCTACTCGACGGGCCGGATGCTGCGTAGCCTGTCGCTGCGCCGCGAGGCCCCGGCCGTGCTGAGCAAGCTGAGCAGCCGGCACGTGCCCTACGCGGGCATCACGATGTCGGCCGCCGCGATGATCATCGGCGTCGTCGTCAACGTTCTGTCCCCGGACCGCGCCTTCGTCTACATCACGTCGGTGTCGACCATCGGGATCATCTTCGTGTGGGGCGTCATCCTCGCGTGCCACCTGCGCTACCGCCGGTTCGTCAACCGCGGGGTGCTCCCGGCGTCCGACTACCGCTTGCCGGGGGCGCCGTACACCAACTGGATCGCGCTGTGCTTCCTCGCCTTCGTCGTCGTGCTGCTGTTCTTCACCGAGGCCGGCCGGATCGCGCTGGCAGTGGGCGTGGTGTTCGGCATCATGGTCGGCTTCGGTTACTACGCACTCCTGGGGCGGCGGTCGTCGCGGTACTGA
- a CDS encoding vWA domain-containing protein, with translation MVTSPPNRRRGGPAAPHGLPGHLVDFVEALRRRGIAVGPSETVDAGRVLSVLDFLDREALREGLACSLLRRPTHRATFDALFDLWFPAAIGVRGEDSESGPTLPRTPDGEIDLAALQELLAELLSDESPEALEQLEALVAQMVEVLGRYESANGPSFSAYQTLRNVMPDSLLDKILSGLLGNRPGEEKPGGDYASEVAERAAMQRIMDFRKMVEQETRRRTAEQVGKERVANYGVPKLAEEVDFLRASDSELVALRRSVTPLARLLASRLAVRRSRSRAGAIDLRRTLRKSMSTGGVPIDLVQRKPRPARPELVLLCDVSGSVAGFSHFTLLLVHALREQFSRVRVFAFIDTTDEVTRFFDTGSDLGVAMSRMIREAELITYDGHSDYGHSLGVFAERYAHSITSRSSLLVLGDGRNNYRDPGLAALEHLVSVAKHAHWLNPEPRKQWGTGDSAALVYNEVIDMHECRSAQQLAAVVAGLLPV, from the coding sequence ATGGTCACCTCGCCACCGAACCGTCGCCGGGGTGGCCCGGCCGCGCCGCACGGGCTCCCCGGACATCTCGTCGACTTCGTCGAGGCACTGCGCCGGCGCGGTATCGCCGTCGGGCCGTCCGAGACCGTCGACGCCGGACGGGTGCTGTCGGTGCTCGACTTCCTCGACCGGGAGGCGCTGCGCGAGGGCCTCGCCTGTTCGCTGCTGCGTCGGCCCACCCACCGGGCCACGTTCGACGCGCTGTTCGACCTGTGGTTCCCCGCGGCGATCGGGGTCCGGGGCGAGGACTCCGAATCGGGGCCGACCCTGCCCCGCACTCCCGACGGCGAGATCGATCTCGCGGCGCTGCAGGAACTGCTGGCCGAGCTGCTCTCCGACGAATCGCCGGAGGCCCTCGAGCAACTCGAAGCGCTGGTCGCGCAGATGGTGGAGGTCCTGGGCAGGTACGAGTCGGCCAACGGTCCGTCGTTCTCGGCCTACCAGACGCTGCGCAACGTGATGCCCGACAGCCTGCTCGACAAGATTCTGTCCGGATTGCTCGGCAACCGGCCGGGTGAGGAGAAGCCGGGCGGGGACTACGCGTCCGAGGTCGCCGAGCGGGCCGCGATGCAGCGGATCATGGACTTCCGCAAGATGGTCGAACAGGAGACCAGGCGCCGTACGGCCGAACAGGTCGGGAAGGAACGTGTCGCGAACTACGGCGTGCCGAAGCTCGCCGAGGAAGTCGACTTCCTGCGAGCCTCGGACTCCGAACTGGTGGCGTTGCGACGCTCGGTCACCCCGCTGGCCCGGCTGCTCGCGAGCCGCCTGGCGGTGCGGCGGAGCCGGTCCCGCGCCGGCGCCATCGATCTGCGGCGCACGCTGCGCAAGTCGATGTCCACGGGTGGAGTCCCGATCGATCTGGTGCAGCGCAAGCCGCGGCCGGCGCGCCCCGAACTGGTGCTGCTGTGCGACGTCTCCGGTTCGGTCGCCGGGTTCTCCCACTTCACGCTGCTGCTGGTGCACGCGCTGCGCGAACAGTTCTCCCGGGTGCGTGTCTTCGCGTTCATCGACACCACCGACGAGGTCACCCGTTTCTTCGACACCGGCTCGGACCTCGGCGTCGCGATGTCCCGGATGATCCGGGAGGCCGAACTCATCACGTACGACGGCCACTCCGACTACGGGCACTCCCTCGGCGTGTTCGCCGAACGGTATGCGCACAGCATCACGAGCAGAAGTTCTCTGCTCGTCCTCGGTGACGGTCGCAACAACTACCGCGATCCCGGGCTGGCTGCGCTCGAGCACCTGGTGTCGGTGGCCAAGCACGCGCACTGGCTCAACCCGGAGCCGCGTAAGCAGTGGGGGACGGGCGATTCGGCCGCTCTCGTCTACAACGAAGTGATCGACATGCACGAGTGCCGGTCCGCCCAGCAGCTCGCCGCGGTGGTCGCCGGTTTGCTGCCTGTGTGA